The Streptomyces uncialis genomic interval CGCGCAGTACGCGCCCGGCAGCTCGCACGACTCCAGCTCCGTGTGCAGTTCAAGCACCTGCTGCGGCGGCACGTTCATCGCCCGCAGCTCGTGCAGGATCTGCCACTCCGGATGCGGGGTACCCGGCGCCGAACGCCGGATCACCTGCTGCTCGGAGCCGTCCGCCGCCCGGAACCGCAGCACCGCCTGGTACCCGGGCCCGACCGTCGGCTGACCCGCACCCTGCGGATACCCGTACCCGCCCCCCGGCGCACCGGGCGCCGGCGGCGGCATCCCGGGACCGGACCCACCCGGAACACCCGGCCCACCGGGGGCACCATGGCCACCAGGACCACCAGGACCACCGGCGATGCCGTGGGCGCCCGGAACGCCAGGGGCGCCGGGCGGAGGCGGCGGCGCCCCGGGACCCGGCACCGCCGGACCCGCGAGCATCGTCGCCGCGAGATGCACCCCGCCCCCCGGCCCGCCGGGAGCACCCGGCGCGGCAGGCGGCGGAGGAGTCCCCGGCACACCGGGCGGACCCGGAGGAGCCGGGTGCCCCGGCTGACCGGGCTGACCGGGCTGACCGGGCTGGTTCGACTGACCGGGCTGGTTCGGCTGGTTCGGCGCGCCGGGGCCCTCCGGCCCCAGTGACGAGATGAGCTGGGTCGGTACGTAACCGCCCGCCGGGGTCCCCGGAGCACCCGGCCCCGACGACGGCGGCGCGGGCGGCGTGGCAGGAGGCGGCGTCCCCGGCCGCGCACCCGGGACACCGGGCGGCGGCGGAGGCGGCGGCGGCACGGACGCACCCGTACCCGCCCGCGCACCACGCGACGGACGGCGTGCCTTGCTCGTGGCCGCCTCCGCGATGTCCCGCGCGCCCTGCGAGGAATCAGCGGCACCCGGTCCCCCGGACCCGCCCGTGCCACCCGGAGGAACGGCGCCGTGCGGCGCGCCACCCGGACCGGCGACGCCCTGACCGGCACCACCCGGCCCCGGACCCGCGTACGGCGGCGGGGTGCCCGTACCGGCGGAACCCTGCGGATGCCCGTACCCGGAAGCCCCCTGCTGCGGCGTACCGAACGGCGGGCCCTGCGGCGGCGTACCGAACGGCGCACCGTGCGGCGGGGTCCCGTGCGGCGGAGGCAGCGGAACACCCCCCGCACCACCCGACGACCCCTGCGCGGGACCCGACGGCCCCTGCGCGGGCGGATAACCACCCGGCGGCGGGGTCGACGGCACACCCGGCGGAGGCGTGGCCGGTACCGGCGGGGACGGGCTCATCGTCTGCGTCACCGCCGTCGGCGGCAGCCCGCTGCCGCCCGACATCAGCGCCGTCGGCGCGTCCGGCAGGACCAACGGCGGCTTCTCGCCCGCCACCGGCGCCGCGAACACCGTCTCGGGCAGCGGCACCGAACCGTCCGCACCGCGCCCGGCCGTGTCCGTCCCCGCCCATGGCGTCGGGTCGCCCGTCACGGGCTCCCGCGCCGTCGGCTCCCGGACCTCGTCAGACGCGGCACCGGGCCACGCACCCGCCGGGTCCCCCGTACCCCCGCCGGGCCCGGCGGTCGTCCTCGGCGACAGCACCGGCCCCGGCAACGTCTCCGCGGGACCCTCGGCACCCCCCTGAGCGGGCACACCCGGAACACCAGGCGCACCAGGCACAACCTGGGGACCAGCGGCAGCCGAACCGCCGGGCGCAGCCGGAACACCCGACCCGCCCGACGAGCCCTCCGGCGATGCCCCGGACGCCGCGGCACCACCCGGCACCCCGGCACCGGCACCACCGGCCGCACCAGCGGAACCGCCCCCGGACACACCCGCACCCGAACCCGCGTCCACCGCACGCCCGGCACCCGACGCACCCGACGCACCCGAGCCACCCGAACCGGAGGCACCCGACGTGCCCCGGCCGGACGAACCGGAACCCGACGTTCCGTCCCCCCGGCGGTCCGGGATCCCCAGCTTGTCCGCCGCCTCCTGCAACCACTCCGGAGGACTCAGCAGGAACGATGTCTGATGCAGATCGATCCGCTCCGGAACCGACGACACCGGCTCCACCGCCGCCTGCGCCCCGTACTCCTCCTCGAACCGGCGGATCACCTCACCCACCGGCAGCCCCGGCCACAGCGTGACCTCACCGCCGTCCCGGGCGATCACCAACCGCTGGGCGCCACCGTCCGAACGCGGCCCCTCCGCACGGTCCTCCGCCCACACCACGAAACCCAGGGCGAACTCCCGCACCCGCACCTCCCGGTGCTGGTACGCCGGGACCTCGGCGTTCACCCACTCCTCGCCACGCTCCTGCGCCTGCGCGAACGTCACCATCGAGAACTCACTCCCCCGCCGCCGGGCCCACGCCCTGGCCGCCCACCGGGACCGACCGCGCGAACCCGCCGTCCACCATCAGATTCGCCACCGTCTCCAACTCCGGCGGACTCCCCGCCAACCGCGACAGGAACCCGTCGAAGTCGTCACCGCACGGCAGCAGCAACCGCCGCACCCGCTCCTCCACCGACCAGCCGTCCCGGTCCCGGGCATCGTCGTACGGGCAGAACCACACCGAACCCGGCGCCTCGCCCCGCACCTTCACCGCCAGCAGACCACCCTGCACGAAACCGACCCCGAGGAAATCCTTCGTCAGGTGATCCCGCAGACACTTGTTCACATACGCGAGATCATTGACCGCCGCCTCGTCACGCACCGTGAAGAACGGCTGGTCCACCAGCAGCCCCAGCTCCGCGTCCAGCGCCGCCCCCACCGGAGCGCACCCGCCCGCGGCCTTCAGGAACGAACGGTACGAACCCGGCAACCGGTACCCCAGGTCCTCCTCCACCGCGAGCACCTGCGACTCCGACACCGCCGCCGCGCCCCGCGGCAGCGCGAAATGCGCCGGACGCGTCTCCTGCAACGGCCGCGTGCCGCGCTTGCCCTGATCCACCGGCGCCGTCGCCAGCCCGCCGTGATGCCGGAGCAACGCCTTCACCTCGACCGGCACCAGCTCCAGCCGCCGCGTCCCCGGCACGTGATGCCACGTCCACCCGTGCGGTGTCGCCACCGGCGCCACCGACTCCCACAACGGATGGCCCTCCGCCGCGAGCACCG includes:
- a CDS encoding HNH endonuclease; the protein is MTTGRLGQQTAPPNAAYAGQVVHFPDPVRAARHPRGVRVDESGFPDFSAFARAAAEIAEPPEGFGVDELRLTDYVSANAVLAAEGHPLWESVAPVATPHGWTWHHVPGTRRLELVPVEVKALLRHHGGLATAPVDQGKRGTRPLQETRPAHFALPRGAAAVSESQVLAVEEDLGYRLPGSYRSFLKAAGGCAPVGAALDAELGLLVDQPFFTVRDEAAVNDLAYVNKCLRDHLTKDFLGVGFVQGGLLAVKVRGEAPGSVWFCPYDDARDRDGWSVEERVRRLLLPCGDDFDGFLSRLAGSPPELETVANLMVDGGFARSVPVGGQGVGPAAGE
- a CDS encoding SUKH-4 family immunity protein, whose protein sequence is MVTFAQAQERGEEWVNAEVPAYQHREVRVREFALGFVVWAEDRAEGPRSDGGAQRLVIARDGGEVTLWPGLPVGEVIRRFEEEYGAQAAVEPVSSVPERIDLHQTSFLLSPPEWLQEAADKLGIPDRRGDGTSGSGSSGRGTSGASGSGGSGASGASGAGRAVDAGSGAGVSGGGSAGAAGGAGAGVPGGAAASGASPEGSSGGSGVPAAPGGSAAAGPQVVPGAPGVPGVPAQGGAEGPAETLPGPVLSPRTTAGPGGGTGDPAGAWPGAASDEVREPTAREPVTGDPTPWAGTDTAGRGADGSVPLPETVFAAPVAGEKPPLVLPDAPTALMSGGSGLPPTAVTQTMSPSPPVPATPPPGVPSTPPPGGYPPAQGPSGPAQGSSGGAGGVPLPPPHGTPPHGAPFGTPPQGPPFGTPQQGASGYGHPQGSAGTGTPPPYAGPGPGGAGQGVAGPGGAPHGAVPPGGTGGSGGPGAADSSQGARDIAEAATSKARRPSRGARAGTGASVPPPPPPPPGVPGARPGTPPPATPPAPPSSGPGAPGTPAGGYVPTQLISSLGPEGPGAPNQPNQPGQSNQPGQPGQPGQPGHPAPPGPPGVPGTPPPPAAPGAPGGPGGGVHLAATMLAGPAVPGPGAPPPPPGAPGVPGAHGIAGGPGGPGGHGAPGGPGVPGGSGPGMPPPAPGAPGGGYGYPQGAGQPTVGPGYQAVLRFRAADGSEQQVIRRSAPGTPHPEWQILHELRAMNVPPQQVLELHTELESCELPGAYCARMIRESWPQARITSIAPYGRDHASRQQGMRQLLAHQGELHQVADGPARPGPVRAPLPHVQPAAPVGPEAVAQELAAVFGPGVFRFDQRAVSRQGVPEAVAVTLVWAGLPVDLGPFFWAQAQPGRPVPTLAELAQERGVQPAPDAGSYLVMGSDFGKAICVQYGTANIVAVPVEAGPGGTSVAPQFVNTGLPEFVRCLALLGRMWRLRYGLNQEQAGRWTVDFQAQLAALDGAALGSPENWWSVLLEQMWDGLL